Proteins from a single region of Rhipicephalus sanguineus isolate Rsan-2018 chromosome 5, BIME_Rsan_1.4, whole genome shotgun sequence:
- the LOC119394659 gene encoding gamma-glutamylaminecyclotransferase-like, protein MRKCARRTSFDFAFVCQRRCLLVPAALAQDTHSVFVYGTLKIGESHHFFLEDPENGRATLLGNAETIDEWPLVVVPSSGIPYLIPAKGEGYRVMGEVYTVDDDMLAKLDEIESVPDRYYREELDVQLLDQPDDSEGPFKAWNYFATHYEEMLQLPYISNFTTN, encoded by the exons ATGCGCAAATGTGCACGAAGAACGTCCTTCGATTTTGCCTTCGTGTGTCAAAGGCGATGCCTTCTCGTCCCAGCCGCGCTCGCCCAGGACACGCACAGCGTTTTCGTGTACGGAACACTGAAGATTGGCGAGTCGCACCACTTCTTCCTGGAGGACCCTGAAAACGGAAGGGCGACCCTGCTCGGAAATGCCGAAACTATCGACGAGTGGCCCCTCGTCGTTGTGCCATCTTCCGGCATACCGTACCTGATTCCCGCAAAGGGCGAAGGATAC AGAGTAATGGGCGAAGTCTACACGGTTGACGACGACATGTTGGCAAAGTTGGACGAGATCGAATCTGTCCCCGACCGTTACTACCGCGAGGAGTTGGATGTTCAGCTGCTAGATCAACCTGACGACAGCGAGGGGCCCTTCAAGGCGTGGAACTACTTTGCGACGCACTATGAAGAAATGCTGCAGTTGCCTTACATATCCAACTTTACGACGAATTGA